A DNA window from Anaerocolumna sp. AGMB13020 contains the following coding sequences:
- the cobM gene encoding precorrin-4 C(11)-methyltransferase, translating into MVHFVGAGSGATDLITVRGARLLGEAGVIIYAGSLVNKELLAYAREEAVLYDSAYMTLPQVLEVIDNNREKEIVRLHTGDPSIYGAIREQMDALESMNIAYDICPGVSSLFGAAAALKTEYTLPGVTQTVIITRMAGRTPVPERESIKALAAHKATMVIFLSVSYTKELSEELIAGGYLEDTPCAIVYKASWADEKIARGTIKELSALAEDNGIKKTALIVVGDSLGNDYELSKLYDKSFTTEYRKGQE; encoded by the coding sequence ATGGTCCATTTTGTAGGAGCGGGCAGCGGAGCCACGGATTTGATAACAGTGAGAGGCGCAAGGCTTCTGGGGGAGGCAGGTGTAATTATATATGCCGGCTCTCTGGTTAATAAGGAACTGTTAGCGTATGCCAGGGAGGAGGCCGTTCTCTACGATAGTGCCTACATGACACTGCCCCAGGTATTGGAAGTCATTGATAATAACAGGGAGAAAGAGATTGTTCGCCTACATACCGGCGATCCGAGTATTTATGGTGCTATCCGTGAGCAGATGGATGCACTTGAAAGTATGAATATAGCCTATGATATCTGTCCGGGGGTCAGCAGCTTATTTGGTGCGGCAGCAGCCCTTAAGACAGAGTATACCTTACCGGGAGTTACGCAGACCGTTATCATAACCAGAATGGCAGGCAGAACGCCGGTACCGGAAAGAGAATCCATAAAGGCCTTGGCGGCTCATAAAGCGACCATGGTAATATTCTTAAGTGTCAGTTATACAAAAGAGCTGTCCGAAGAACTGATAGCGGGAGGCTACCTGGAAGATACCCCCTGTGCCATTGTTTATAAAGCCAGCTGGGCGGATGAAAAGATTGCAAGAGGAACGATAAAAGAGTTATCAGCTTTGGCGGAAGATAATGGAATAAAGAAAACAGCATTAATCGTAGTAGGCGACTCTCTGGGAAATGATTATGAATTATCAAAGCTTTATGATAAAAGCTTTACTACGGAGTACCGGAAGGGACAGGAATAG
- a CDS encoding cobalt-precorrin 5A hydrolase: MKITVISFTKGGNKLNHCLCQALRNIGHDVERFQRYSTTPADEIGSFDNIGVLTGNLFESREGIIYIGACGIAVRSIAPYLQGKEVDPFVLVLDEKGDYVISLLSGHLGRGNEMCREVAALIKAKPVITTATDLNGVFAVDLFAGQHELLIKEIPRIKSISAALLAGEAVGIYSEYPLLGKPPAGLEPGVKKVGIYIGCDINAAPFETTLHLVPKNLVLGIGCRKGVTSMALYKRVTEVCSQADIDITRISAICSVDLKREEPGVHELADKLKAQTSFYSAEELSAVTGEFKHSPFVEETAGVGNVCERSGALASHYGKQLLPKTTGAGIAMAVFEKEFRIEF; the protein is encoded by the coding sequence ATGAAAATAACAGTAATATCCTTTACCAAAGGCGGAAATAAGCTTAACCATTGCCTTTGCCAGGCCTTAAGAAATATCGGACATGATGTGGAGAGGTTTCAGAGATATTCCACAACACCCGCTGATGAAATCGGAAGTTTTGATAATATCGGAGTTCTTACCGGTAATCTTTTTGAAAGCAGAGAAGGTATCATTTATATAGGTGCCTGTGGTATCGCAGTAAGAAGTATTGCTCCTTACCTTCAGGGGAAAGAGGTTGACCCTTTTGTCCTGGTGCTGGATGAGAAGGGAGATTACGTTATATCTTTGCTCTCAGGCCACCTTGGCAGAGGCAATGAAATGTGCAGGGAGGTTGCAGCGTTAATAAAAGCGAAACCGGTTATAACGACTGCAACGGATTTAAATGGTGTATTTGCGGTGGATTTATTTGCGGGCCAGCATGAACTGTTAATAAAGGAAATTCCCAGGATAAAATCAATTTCTGCAGCTCTCCTGGCCGGGGAAGCGGTAGGAATCTATAGTGAGTATCCATTGCTTGGCAAACCGCCGGCTGGCCTGGAGCCGGGAGTGAAAAAGGTTGGCATCTATATTGGCTGCGACATAAACGCTGCACCTTTTGAAACCACCCTGCATCTGGTACCTAAGAACCTTGTACTTGGCATAGGCTGCCGTAAAGGTGTTACAAGTATGGCGCTGTATAAAAGGGTGACGGAGGTCTGCAGCCAGGCCGACATTGATATTACCAGAATCTCTGCCATCTGTTCGGTGGATTTAAAAAGGGAAGAACCCGGAGTTCATGAATTGGCAGACAAATTGAAAGCGCAGACATCCTTTTATTCAGCAGAAGAACTATCGGCAGTGACAGGGGAATTTAAACATTCTCCTTTTGTAGAGGAAACGGCAGGCGTAGGAAATGTTTGTGAAAGAAGCGGTGCTCTAGCAAGCCATTATGGAAAACAGCTGCTGCCAAAGACTACTGGTGCAGGAATTGCAATGGCAGTCTTTGAGAAGGAATTCAGAATTGAATTCTAA